Proteins encoded within one genomic window of Spirulina major PCC 6313:
- a CDS encoding iron uptake porin has translation MKPKQSLDQTVSLTLLLTVLSSGAAPMALAESTVKSAHKESAPTSQLTPDTFTTQPAVDALTAAISAQKSNADALAFDAQSPGVLPADLSTPSVLTLARSAQLTASSNHSPQDLTTTATTAPILIAADVDTDPMAQVNNVFELRDISPNDWAYAALRDLVNRYDCIKGYPDSTFRGDRALSRYEFAAALNACMQVIEQTLAEIGDRFATQADLESLRRLTQEFETELATLSTQVDDLEERVQFLEDNQFSTTTKLFGQTTIGLQGRSRGSFNLGGNTFEDTENNINVIHTTYLSLFTQFSPRSLLLTTLNAGNGRTTDRFTDSLASYVGLAYEGDTDNQVQVSDLNYRHLVTNNLAVMVGPKGIGPVNVFRGTNRIENEGSGSLSRFAQRNPIIATGGSGLGAGLDWQINPSFSLQGTYSSNDPLTDSVLFGGDTNITTFGLQVVAAPTRDIDISLQYINSYNPFGRLGAGIGDDLLVIPNFNNGRAPISTDAYGLTLEWRASDSITFGGWTGYTVSDYLPAEGTIETFNWMTFLNFPDLGGDGNLLGLYFGQPPRISYSNLETGRNVPSFINEGNLLGPAGGQQGATYHLEAFYRWQLTNNISITPGLIWLISPFHNGSNDDILIGAVRTTFSF, from the coding sequence GTGAAACCCAAACAATCATTAGACCAAACCGTCTCGCTGACGCTGTTACTGACAGTGTTAAGCTCAGGTGCCGCACCCATGGCCTTGGCAGAATCAACCGTCAAATCTGCTCACAAAGAATCAGCCCCCACCAGCCAGTTAACACCAGATACCTTCACCACCCAGCCCGCAGTTGACGCACTCACCGCCGCCATCTCGGCTCAGAAGTCCAACGCGGATGCCTTAGCTTTCGATGCCCAAAGCCCCGGAGTTTTACCAGCAGATCTCTCCACACCATCCGTTTTGACCCTGGCTCGCTCCGCTCAACTCACCGCATCTTCCAACCACAGCCCCCAAGATCTCACCACGACCGCAACCACCGCTCCCATCCTGATCGCCGCAGACGTGGACACTGACCCCATGGCTCAGGTCAATAACGTCTTTGAACTGCGGGACATTTCTCCCAATGATTGGGCCTACGCCGCTTTGCGGGACTTAGTCAATCGCTACGACTGCATCAAGGGTTATCCCGACAGCACTTTCCGAGGCGATCGCGCCCTCTCCCGCTACGAGTTCGCCGCCGCCCTCAACGCCTGTATGCAGGTGATTGAACAAACCCTCGCAGAAATTGGCGATCGCTTCGCCACCCAAGCAGACCTCGAATCCCTCCGCCGTCTCACCCAAGAATTTGAAACCGAACTCGCCACCCTCAGCACCCAAGTTGACGACCTCGAAGAGCGCGTCCAATTCCTCGAAGACAACCAATTCTCCACCACCACCAAACTCTTCGGCCAAACCACCATCGGCCTCCAAGGCCGCAGCCGAGGCAGCTTCAACCTAGGGGGAAACACCTTTGAAGACACCGAAAACAACATCAACGTTATCCACACCACCTATCTGAGTCTCTTCACCCAATTCAGCCCCCGCAGCCTCCTCCTCACCACCCTCAACGCCGGAAACGGACGCACCACCGATCGCTTCACCGACAGCTTGGCTAGCTACGTTGGCCTTGCCTACGAAGGCGATACCGATAACCAAGTTCAAGTATCCGACCTCAACTATCGCCATCTAGTCACCAATAACCTTGCGGTCATGGTCGGCCCCAAAGGCATCGGCCCCGTCAACGTCTTCCGAGGCACCAACCGCATCGAAAACGAAGGCAGCGGCTCCCTCTCCCGCTTTGCCCAACGGAACCCGATCATCGCCACCGGTGGCAGCGGTTTAGGTGCAGGTCTTGACTGGCAAATTAACCCCAGTTTCAGTTTACAAGGAACCTATTCATCCAATGATCCCCTCACCGACAGCGTCTTATTTGGCGGTGACACCAACATCACAACCTTCGGCTTGCAAGTTGTCGCTGCCCCAACCCGTGATATTGACATATCGCTCCAATACATTAACTCCTACAACCCCTTTGGTCGTCTAGGCGCAGGTATCGGAGACGATCTCTTAGTGATTCCCAACTTTAACAATGGACGTGCGCCGATCAGCACCGATGCCTACGGGTTAACCCTAGAATGGCGAGCATCCGATAGCATCACCTTCGGTGGCTGGACAGGCTACACCGTATCCGACTACCTGCCGGCCGAAGGGACGATCGAAACCTTTAACTGGATGACCTTCCTCAACTTCCCTGATCTCGGTGGTGATGGTAACTTACTCGGTCTTTACTTCGGACAGCCCCCCCGCATCTCCTACAGCAACCTGGAAACAGGACGCAATGTCCCCAGTTTCATTAACGAAGGGAATTTGCTCGGGCCAGCTGGTGGGCAACAAGGAGCCACTTACCATCTTGAAGCCTTTTATCGTTGGCAACTTACCAACAATATCAGCATTACGCCGGGCTTAATCTGGCTCATTAGCCCTTTCCATAACGGGTCTAATGATGATATTTTGATCGGCGCAGTCCGCACAACGTTTAGCTTCTAG